In the Leptolyngbya sp. 'hensonii' genome, one interval contains:
- a CDS encoding precorrin-2 C(20)-methyltransferase has protein sequence MTEQVGRLYGIGIGPGDPELLTLKAFRLLQAAPVVAYPVSEHHKSLARSIVADYLTGNPIEVPMYFPFKVDQSAQPFYDQAAETLANHLAAGRDVVVLCEGDPFLYGTFMYLFTRLSDRFPTEVVPGVSSVMASAAMLGVPLTYRNDVLSVIPAPLPAEVLKTRLANAEAAAIIKLGRHFAKVRAVLAQLNLLHRAIYIERATMQNQRVVPITEVDPAAVPYFSQILLPSQWQPHE, from the coding sequence ATGACTGAACAAGTTGGACGACTGTATGGCATCGGGATTGGTCCCGGGGATCCAGAATTACTCACGTTGAAAGCCTTTCGCCTGCTTCAGGCTGCGCCTGTGGTGGCCTATCCAGTTTCAGAGCACCATAAAAGTCTAGCCCGATCGATCGTGGCCGACTACTTAACGGGTAACCCGATCGAAGTCCCGATGTACTTTCCCTTTAAAGTGGATCAATCTGCTCAGCCCTTTTATGACCAGGCGGCTGAAACCCTAGCGAATCACCTGGCCGCAGGCCGGGACGTGGTGGTGTTATGTGAAGGGGACCCTTTTCTCTATGGAACCTTCATGTATCTCTTCACCCGCCTGTCCGATCGGTTTCCGACGGAAGTGGTGCCCGGCGTTTCCTCCGTGATGGCCAGTGCTGCCATGTTAGGAGTGCCCCTGACCTACCGTAATGATGTCCTGAGCGTCATCCCCGCTCCCTTGCCCGCAGAAGTGCTGAAGACCCGTCTAGCCAATGCAGAAGCGGCTGCTATCATCAAGCTAGGGAGGCATTTTGCCAAAGTTCGAGCTGTGCTGGCCCAATTAAATCTTTTGCACCGGGCCATCTATATTGAACGAGCGACAATGCAGAATCAGCGTGTGGTTCCAATCACAGAGGTTGATCCGGCTGCCGTCCCCTACTTCTCCCAGATCTTACTGCCCAGTCAGTGGCAACCCCATGAGTAG